A window of Rhipicephalus microplus isolate Deutch F79 chromosome 8, USDA_Rmic, whole genome shotgun sequence genomic DNA:
TACAGGCTTCGTATCAGGCAATGAATCGTGTTGGCATATGTAGTATAGCAAGGTAGAAGAGTAAGATAGAAACTGAGAATCGCATGAGTGGGTGGTCTAAAGCTTCCCACTTATCACAAAGGGCTCAGCTGTAATTATATGTCTTCTCCAGCAACAGCACCACCAAAGTGCGCATAAAGCCTTACAGGTATGTGGCCTCCCGCTTTTCTGCACAATGATAAATAATAGCATAGACTAGAGAGTATTTCTTTTGTTTTCCAAAATTAAGTTTGTCTATGGTGTAATGCGTACCTTGAAAATGTGATTGTGGTAGTTGTCCCTGGAGAGTTCACAGTGCACTCTAGCTAGAAAGGCCATTCATCCTGCTTTGGCTGTGAATGGGCTGCTTGTGACCCGCCACGGCAGTCTAACggctaaggcactctgctgcAGACTacgcaggtggcgggttcgaatcccggccgtggcggccgcattttttatgaaggcgagaatgattgaggcccgcgtgcttagatttgggtgcaccccaggtggtcgaaatttccgtagctctccattacggcatctctcgtagtcatatggtggttttgagacgttaaaccccaacaattgtcATTGTTAATAATTATTAGGCTGAGCTGAGCTGGCTAGTACAGTTTCATGATAAAGAAACTTCAGATGCAAGAACAGAGTTTGGAACAACACAAGCGACGACCAGTCAGACACAGAGTACACACTGCGGTGGTAAAGCAAGAAGGTGCAAAAACTTACCGGCACATGCGCAGGCATGCACCTGTTATTCTGACGCACATGCGAGTCCACGCGAGAAGTTACTGCCCAGGCACTTCATGTCTTTATGCAAGTTAATTGACGTGTGTTAGTCACACCCACATCGACCTGCGTGGGTACGAATTCTGTTCTTTGCAGAAGtatgaaaaaaaatcaaagtgATTTTTTTAGTGTTGGTGAAGTGTGAAGTTTTTAGAATTCTGTTGACTGCCAAGAAAACCTGCCTCTCGGTCGTGGGGAAGGTTGATTCTGTATATATTTTTAGTCGCTAATGGCCTGAAACCAAAACTTTTTTTTGATCATGTTGGACAGGCTGCCAGCTTACTGAAGAAAAGGAAGATGGTCTGGCTAgggtgcaaggtaaaaagataaaGACGTCACCTTAGCAGAGTTAATTCTTCAAAATTTATTCTTCGATGGTTATTTTTGAAGCCACACAGTAGCACCTTGTAAAGACTAAAGATTTTGCAGTGAATGATATCACTGTGCATACCGATGTGCGCATGGTGCCGCAGTGTTGAAGCCTATTAACGTCATGGTTTTCAATAAACAGTTCTCAGAGGTGTTATCTTGAAGCCAACTTCAATGCTGCACATTCGGATGCATACATAAAATACACAAATACTTTTATAAGGCGATCGCTGGATAAACTTTTGCCTTATGTAGATAATAGCTTGAATATTCACTGCCTGAACTTTGATTGTTCTTTTCTTTATGTGAGGGAGACGCTCTAACCTTGGTGTTCCCTTCGAAATTTGTTGTACCGACAAACTGTTTCTACTTGTAGGTTGCTGATGTGATGGCTGTGATTTTTTCTGGTACGACATATAGTTAACATGTTTGGGTATTTGCTTGCCTGCACTACGAAGTGTTAGCCTGGGACCTTTATTGTCCTACATATCCTTAATTGTGTTTTCTCATTCCTGTCTCAAATTAGAGGCAGTGCCTCAGTGAATTGCCTTTATCAACGCTGTCGGCCTTTTCAGTGGAAGTGTTAATTACCCGGAGGCTCATAGGTAGGTGCTAATTGGTTCACGGACATTATCGCAGTGGATCTCGAAAGAATGAGGCAGGCAACACACAGTCTCATTCGGCCGCTGTGTCTTGTGCGTTCACTGTGGCGTTCCTTGCACTGTCCTTGCACAATGTTTGCTGTCATTATTTTTTCGCATGTTCAAAAGGAGCATGCAGCTATATTGTTTCAACTTTTTACTGCCGAGTGTCATCAATTTGCGACATATCGAAAAACTTCAAGCCAGCGTGTCATGAAATGCATGCTGCCTTTAGTGCCGGCTGTCAAGTACTAGTCACAGGGAAtgtagctttcagcatgaaaaatctaGCGCTGTTTTGTCCAAGGTATTTTGTGCTAGAACCAATTGCTTTGTAGATGGCGGAGAGTGTGAAGTGCGTGCAACAGCCCTCCCTTTTAGTCTTTGTCGTTTGGGTGACGCAAGTTCTAGCttcaataattttgtttgttGTCTGTGCACCCAAGAGGTGGCACACATGTCTAGAATTCTGAAGTATGTTTTTTGTTGCAAGGATCTCGCTTCTGTAGCATATGGAGACTTCGTgacatacataaaagtatgcatTACAGTTGAAATTTTAGATAATTTAACTGTGGAATCATTTGAAGGTTGCTATTTGATGCTGGAAAATGAAAACGATTTTGAATTTGTTTGGAAGTTTGATAATTCAGGCATTAAAAGGTTAACACTGCCCGTTTACATGCACCTCCTTTGCAGGAGAGCCTGTGCGTGGGTGCGACGTGTGGCCACCCCGACAACAAGTACACCACGTCGTACGAGAAGAGCAACTGCCCGACGGGAAAACGGATAGATTACGTCATGTACAAGGTCGGCCGAGGTGTGTGAAGTCTCCCCCTGATCTTGTACAGCTTGTTCTCGACTCGTGAATGACGGTGTTTCAGTCGTTGCATTGCTGTAGTGCCACTAGCGCTGTTACCGTTACAACGACACTTCTTAAAGGTGTAATGGGCACTCGGTGTTGACTTCATCTGGTGAACCAGGCCGGCACCTAGAAAACTGGGTGACGCGAAGAGAAAATCCTGTGCACTTCAAGCAAAAACCAAGCTTGTCGTAGACAAGTCATCAGTAAGTGATTCTGTGCACGCCGCAAAAATATGGTCATTTTTGCGCGACGAAAGAACGATGGAAGAGGTCAATGGAGCACTTCCTTTCAcactttccctctttctttcgtCACAAAAACAGCCATATCTTGGTGACCTGTATAAACACATGAACAGACTAGATCAGCAAAGAGTATTTCTAGATCACTGAGTGCTTTTGCCTTATCTGGTTGGTAGAAACCAAAACAATTTTGTGCATTGGTACTAGTGCATTTTGTAATGCCTAACAGCATCAAAACAAAAATCTTCATTATCTATTGTACCAATGACAAATCATTGGTAAAATTTAATCCTTGGCATACGAGATAAGGCTAAGCAAAGGTTAGTGTTAGCATTTATTTCTTGTGATCACTCAGTCAGTAAAAAGAGCCTATTCGAATTGAGACAGTGAGATGTTTTTCACCGAGAAATTATCGCGCCTTGCATAAAGAGAAATTTAACATAGGTTGAACAATTCATTCCTAGAAGTCTTTCTGCACCAAGCATGCTTATGTGCACGCAAGGAATTCAAAATTCGTGACATCACACAGAATTGCCATTTTTCAAGTACAAAATTTACAAAAATTTTAGTTTTTGCATCGCCCATTTATTCTCTTGCAGTCATCTTTCTAGTCAAGTGTATGAGCAAGCGCAAGACTTGTAAAAATAACTTGCTGGCCCAAACTGATTTTAGACTTTCAATCTTTTATGTGCACTGCCCCTTTAAATCTTCTTTCTGGTGTACCTCCTGTTGGCCTTTGCAGGCGTCACTGTCACGACTAAGTCTTGCACTACGCTGAAGTTGAAGACTCCCTCTGGGCTCCCCTTCTCGGATCATGAACCCGTCGAGGTGGTGATGCGGGTCAATAAGTCCAGCGAATGTGAGTTGCAGTGCTTTGTAGAGCGATATATGATGTGTGGTAGGGCTGCAATTTCTGCTATCATTGTTCATCGCCTGTTGGTTGATTTCCTGGGCCTCAAGTCTACTATTTTTATCATTATTATTTCTTCAGAGGCCTCTCCTTATTAATTTGCCCTTAATAATTTGATGGAAAAGGAGGAATGTTTGAAGCCTAAAACAATTAAGGAGGTGTGTTTggagaaaaaaaactgaagttgTGCTTCAAGAAATACTATTTGGGAAAAAAATTGAtacataaaacaaaaacaaacatggATATATTAAATCATTGGAGGTTCATGGACCAGAGTTGATTGGTGCAATTAGCACTACAGCACTGTGAGATGTTGTTCTTTCTTCTCACAACAATGTTATTTTGTTAACACAACTTTTACTACTTGTGGTTTCGTACACCAGTGCTGCTCGGGCCAGTCGGATCTCGTGAAATAAATTGCATCCTCTTGTAGTGATGATCTTGGGTCTTTTCCATACACCCTTGTTACGCTGACCATTGTGCTTTGCAAGAGACAGACACCTCACTGACCCTTGTTGACACGACGCTCTTTGTCAACGCATGGGCCTTGCAATCGCTTAGTAATGTTGCGTTCCCATCTGCAGTGGCAGCGGCGTCGACCACAATCTCGTCGCTAGTGTCGCCACTGCTGGGCATACCCAATGCCGGCGGTGCGGCCTGTGTGGAGCGCGCCAGCCTTGCCGCGCCCGGCCTGCTGGACGCCCTGCACCGGGGCCAGGAGCAGCTGCAGCAGAGCATGGATGGGCTACACCTGGACCGCATCTTCTACATAGTGGCTGCCTGCTTCATGGCCTGCATCCTGGCTGCCACAGTGCCCCTGCACCTGCCACAGGTGGGCTCGTTTATGAAGTCATAAATCTTAcagtcaaacctcgatataacaaaaaCAGATATAATTAATTATTGATTATAATGGAGTTAATTAATAACAGTCTTGTAATTAATACAGTGGCATGAATATACGTTTATATCAAGTTTTTGTATGTAACAAAGCTTTTCAATGCAGAtgtgactttgttataatgaggttagCGTATATCTTGAGTTGAAAAATTTGGTGTTGACATTAGTAAAATATACTCGCTGGGTCCCAGCTGCTTTCTCTAAAACGGCTCAAAGGCAaaagccattctttttttttttctctccatatATTTAAACATCAATATAACGAAATATTAGTTATAACTAAGTAAATTAGCAATAATCTTGCAGCAGATAGTGTTcaaaatatacctttataacgaatttttggatataaccaACTAGTTTCAGTGTTAGATGCAACTTCGTTGCAATGAGGTTTGCGTGTATATTGATTcttatgtgccccccccccccctcgaaaactTTGGGCACATCATCTGCTCTTACACTGCCTCGATAGGTAGTCCACTGATCACAGAGGCAATGCAAAGCAGCAATGCCATGTGGCGGAGTCACTCGTGTTATGTAACACTTTGGGGAAGTCATCATGACATAAGAGACTTTTATGGACCAAGATTTGGTAAAGGCTTGTCCCTTGGCGGCGTTGGTGTGTGCCAtagccatgatgatgatgatgatcctggaCGAccactggcttgtgcagtatatgacgtctcgatatgctcaATGGTGCATTTCGTGTGACTGGAAACAATGAACAACTACTAGGGGAACGtgcacagacctcgtctttgccaacttcaggctggATGCGATACCACAAACCAGTAATgatgaaggcaaaatgaaattcagggctcaacacaacataccattTATGATAAATAAACTTTGTGTACACGGCTATGTCACTCATACACATGCGTGAGTGGTCAGTGTCACGCGTGATTAATGGTAACGTCGAATGATCCCACTGTTctgtccactcatcatcattaacttcgtAGATATGCCTtgtattgtgttttttttatgaATAAACCTTTGTTGTAAGTTTACGCTGTTACTTCTGCCCTCCTTACTTCTTGTTCTCAGTCCTtagcgctgttttgttttttgccaaATCTGAGGAGGTCGTGGCAACATTGGTCTTGGCGCGTTCTTTCTCGCCAATTTCACTCGCCAGATCTACCACTGGATCCTGGTGCTGAGCCGCACGATTGCCGCCCTGCTGCTGGGATTCTGCCTGATCATGGCGTTCTTCTGGACCGCCATGGAGAAGAGCTCCCTGATGGAGGCGCGCAAGTCCATGCGCCTCTTGTGGAAGGCGCATGCCTGCGAGGGCAACTTGAGCCTGAGCGCGACGCCTGTCTCGCGTAACTCCATTCCGTGCGAGCCTCTGCTGGAGCTACAGGGGGATCAGCGAGTCTGACAGGCACAGCCCGCCGCAGCTCCGGCCTTCACGACGCCGGGGACTGTGGCAGCGTTGCACCGGGGACCAACATATGTGTGACTGTAAAACAAACTCTCGTGCTTCGCAATCCCGCACTACTGTCAGCAATGAGCGTCGAAAAGCCGGCACAAACGTGACCTTTGATCTAAGGTTGGTTGGTGCTAATGTGTCAGAGGTTGCCGTACTGTAAATGTTTAGTATCGCAATGTAGTGTACATTCTCGTAATGGTAAGTTTCGCAATGTTTTAATGTGTCTTCTGGAAGGACAGAGACGACTAGGTGTCGTTAACTTTAAAAGAGCAAATTCTTGCATGATTCGTCTTTTCTGTGAACGAGCACACTGTACAGTGCTGCAGTGCAGCTTCACAAGTTTGCTCAAGCGATGCATCCCGCTTATTTTAGGGGACCACAAGTTCTTGATGGCTTTTAGTTTATCGACACGTAATTTGTGCTTAACACGATTGGGGAGCCTCGTGGCTTGCCAAGCTGGTGCATCTGGGCTATTTTGCCCCCGAGTGTTTGGTGACTGTACTGTAGTTGAGAGTAGAGGAGTCCAGACGTCTGATAGCATCCAGTCCAAGACGTGAGTTAATTGATCTTGCATGTCTTTATTGGCCCTGCGTTAGACCCGTGTGATCGTCACGGTTCATGTACTGCACAATTCGTCGGCTCACTTTTATCTCCAGTACGACTTTTACCGTACcaaaactgccccccccccccccccaccccgcatCTTGGTGCTTTTTATGCACCGTTAATTTTCTTTGCTGTTCAAGTCATTCACATTTGTGTGCAAATGGCAACGTTGTTTCTGTGGACAAAGTGCCCGTTGCGTTAAATAGGCCTTACGGTTTCTGTTTTTACGCTAAACTGGTGCCTCAACAGcgagcgtaaaaaaaaaagccaccgaTGAGGTCCGACTAATAGTTTCTAGAGTAGTTCTGCTCCTTACTAAAATCACCATGGAATGAGTAGTGTTTAGCGTGATGTTAGCCATTTTTGCATTAACGTTGTTCTTCATCGTTGCTTGGCAGATAATTCTGTATGGTGCGAATTTTCAATGAATGCAGAGTCTCTTTTATTGACACCCGGACTATTTTCGTTTTTCGTTTCTATCTTAACGTGCTCATTTTTACGTGTCATGTCCTCAAGCTTATGGCATGAGACGACAAACATTAATGATTGATCCAAATGTGAGGCGACGCCATCTAGAAGTGAATGTAGATCTCCTGTGCAGAACAGGAAAGTTGATGTGTTTTAAAGAAGAGTCCTGCTACTGAAATTAAAGTGGTTGTATAGACGACAAGCTTTGAATGACATCATGCTCATGAGCACATCATGACAAGCACCGGACATCATGACTTGGAAGTGATGCATTGTGATGTGCATTTAACCAAGACAACAACCCCTGTGGGTATTTTCACTTAGCATATTTTATCATGTTGAATCGGAGATTTTGTCATCAGATTAAAGTCATCAGTGAATTGGTGACATTGCTAATTTGTTAGCTTTGCAAGGTACATGTGCACATGCACCTATGTCACCGTGGTAGTGGAGTAACGGTCTTATGGTAAACGAATCACAGTAACAATGATAAATGTGTATTGTGCAGTTTTAATGCATGATTGCTACAGTTTCAAAAAGCACTCAGCAGTGGTGAGTGATGAAAATGTCTTTACTTCATTTGTTAATTGAAATCTGTGCCAATTTCATGAAATCAGCCTCGTAAAGCGCACAGCACTTTTCAGTCATGTGACTGAATATCAAATGCGTTTCAACTAATGTGCAAGTTTATTGCCACCAGCTGAAGGCAAGCTGGTTGATCAAACCTAATCCATCTTTACTGAAATAGGTGTAAAAAGTGTAAAGTCATTGAGGTTATGTCAACAGATGTGTGCATGCAAGGTATGTGCAAAGATTATAAATTAAAAAGATgcattttactagaaaatgcaatAAGATGTGTTTATAAAGCATTGTTCACAAGATGTGAAGCTATTTCATGTGAACTTGTGATGTCCCAAATACCGGTGAGTTTGGTTTTAAGGAACTGACTCAGTGTTTCTGCATTCCTGATTTTCGAATGCTTTGAGGTCGTTCAGAGTGATACGATTATGCAATGTGTGGAAGTGGTGGTTGGCACGCTCTCCAATAAATAGTCTCCCATATAATTATAGATTTGACTTCAGAAGCTGCAAAGGCCTACAAGTAGTGCACCAGTATTCATGGAGTCGACTTCTTCGAGGAAATGAAATGTTTATATTGAACATTGGGCTCAAGGGATGCGCACCAACATGCAGTTCATGTTAAAACGAAACTGCTGTTTCTCGTGTGAGGTATTTTTGACTGAGACGAATGATGCCCAAGATGATCAGAATAGAGTTCCTAAGCCACAGCGCATTTCTGCCGCAGAAAGTGTGGATGCTTTTCGTCTTATAAGCGTTCCGATTGAACTATGCGTTCACTTCATAAGTCATTAAAGGGTTCACACTATTTGGTTGTCTGTCATTGCTGAATCATCGAACTGAAGTGAACGAAGTTGCAGGGGGAGTCCTTCCTGGCTTGTCCTGCTGGCAGGACAAGGAAGGCTGGCTTTTTCTCATCTCTACAAGAGATGCCCTCTTCTCGTCACTCTGCAAGACACTGTGCTACCATcatttgttttactttttttttatagtCATTGCATTACTCTTAAGGCAGAGCTATGCTCCAGTGTTCTTGGCACACAGCACCACACCTGCTGAAGCTAGCTGCATTGCGTTGAGAGACTGAGCTGCAACAGCCCTGACAGGGCGCATTGCCTAGCAACCACTTGGCGCATGCTCAGACGGCCATAAAAAATGCTGTGTCCGAGTGGAATGCGCAGCACAGTTCAGCACGGCCTTTCTAGACCGTTATTAAACACTCTTGGCTCTTGGGGCAACTGCTTGCATGGCATCTTTGCATGTTGTGCACCTGCATGGCATCCACTACTCCATAAATCGAAATATCTGTGACTTGGGGAAAGTGTGCACGATGCATTATTTGATCTTCAGAGAAgcatggtacccgctacacacctgCAATGCGTTACGTGCACTTGGTTGACGTTGTGGCTGAGCCTTTGGTTGGAAGCACTcggcgacccactcgttacgcaactTGCAGCGCGGCGCCTCTATTACACATGTTGACGTAGTTCCTTTCCCCCCTGCCTACATAAAGCCTGCATAGGGTCCTTTTACAAAGCATGTTCAAGCAtcagcatggctctgtggtagaatacaaAGTTGCCACGCAGTGGGCCCGGGTTCAAATTCTGTTCTCCCCCAGACTTTTTTATTTAGTTCGTTCTTTTCTTATTTCACGTGACAGTGTTTATGGACACCAGCTGCGGCGCCAGACTAGGGAACTGAAAAAATCgtcgtgatctcataacagttttcgctgtacaAAAAATGTACCGTAACTGCAAGTGGTTGCTCTAGCGAGTtgcaatgtgggcttgttggtgatgcatttGAAATAATTTTTGTAGCACGAGACAAAATATGGAAATAGAAGTGCTACTAGCGACAACACCTTGTTGTTGTTGCTAGTTGCGCTTTGTCCTCAGTCTATCCCTTCCCCTTTCTGTATTTCACCTCGCGCTACAAAATTCTTTCAATTGCTTCAGCTTTGATAGTTATCCACGCAAAGGCGGCTGGGACAGCTCATTGATGTAGCATGGCACATATGGCGAAAAGTGCTAATGCACCTGAAAAAATGAAATACATGCAACGGTGCCATACGTGCCGGTTGCGTCGCGTCATCAAAGTTGGACTCCAGCTGTCGGCATTGTGACAAAATGACGCCCAACGTAtgcactgcatcttagtatgtccATGTCTCAACAGGCAGCTCGGAACGTGCTCTACACAATGCACGATTTTCCCATAGCCTCTTCATTCTTTTTTCGTAACTAAAATTAATATTGGCGAGACCGAATTGCTCTCCAACATGTGCCACTGCCCTAATACCACTGCTGATCTCGTATTTTTTATTGTGCCGTCCTTGACCTTAATTAGTGCTGGCACATCTAACAAATAAGATGTGTTTGTCATCTGCACATAACGCAAGGAACAGCTGGTGACATTATAGTTCTCCTTGTTATTGGACAACATCGTCAATACATCATCAAGAGCTTTAGAGGCAGACTAAAGTGGGTTGATATTGAAGGCGGCCCGCAACACTTCTTCAGCGTGGTCAGAAAATTCTGCCGGTCGGTGCACCAAAGAACACGCGATCCAAACATAGCAGCCTGCGGCCTAGAGTTTACTATTATTTCTTCAAGTCGGCTAGAAATCGTACCCTTGTTTCCACGAGTGATGCCATACACCCAATTAGTGGCGATTAGCTTACTTGAGCACAGTGAGGTGCATAGTTATCGTGGTTGCCACTAGATGCCACCATGTACCTGTGCACTTGTGATTGCAATCAAAGTAAGCCATGCattaaaagggaaaaaaaatgcgCTCAAGGCCACGACGCAACTTTCTGCCATTTAGTGTTAAGCTTCCAACATGCTCGTGGGgatgaaaaaagagaaagcaattgcaCCGTGGCACAAATCTCCAACTCTGCTCGTACTTGACAGGTTCAAAAGATTCTTGCAGCAGTCGATTCGCAAAGCGATGTACTCATTTAATGAAGCCATTCGACGGTTACTTGAAAAGGTATTGCAGGGCCCTTTCAATTCAGGCACCCATATGAGTGTAGAAATACTAACATACGTTTTCAAGTTGCCATCAGCATAGTATGTACAGTGCGTAGTATAACCTTCAAGAATACTGCATCAGCTTTCttgtcccctccccccccccccactgcttTATCACCACAATACCATCAAGACTGCTATTTTGTTGTACAACTGGCTCAATGAAGCTCTCTCTGTGCGTTCATCTTGGGAGCACAGTTGTAGCTACAAATTGTGCAGAAAAATTTTAGCACCTTTAAGCTCTGGCTTGTAAACATGATAGTGATATCAGCGCATAGACACAAATACATGCACACTCGCACCGCCTTCCCAATTGCTAGCCTGCCTTCGATTATCGCTCCTCAGGGAAGACTTGAAGTGTGCCACAAAAAAGCCAGTGCAAACACCCACCGGCTCCTCTCTTTATTGCACCTACCTCAAATTTTCGTTTGCCACCAAATATGCTGCCGCCAATGCCACCAGGAATTCTGCCgtacgagctctttaacactatcacattaaaaaaagagttGGGAATGCTGACATACTGCAAAGACTTCCTATTGCTCTAGGGCAACCTCAACTACCTGTGCTACAGTCTTGTCATATATTTGTAAAAATATATGCTTTCTGTGTAACATTGTCAGTGGTCAACACAATTTGGTTTAAAATGTACGCAATATTTTGTGCAATATAAAAATCTGGCAAATGGGTCTTGAATAtctttgcattttcttttttgtagaaAAATGCTTTAACGTGAAGCAAAGTTAGCACATGGCTCAGACTGATAGTCCTGCAAGCGGACGTCACAAAATGCAAAAACGTTTA
This region includes:
- the nSMase gene encoding neutral sphingomyelinase produces the protein MKMEVEVRVLTLNCWGIVGISKHRVERMTAIANYLATTEYDFVFLQEVWSQEDFKRIRKKAKHNLPYGHYFFSGVMGSGVCLLSKSPIVDTGLLKYNLNGYAHKIFHGDWFGGKVVGLCKVRHRGLNVNLYVTHLHAEYNRNYDTYLSHRICQSFELSQYVKHTSATCDLAIVAGDFNTEPLDPPYNIIIYNSDLVDAFVDQEKYNRESLCVGATCGHPDNKYTTSYEKSNCPTGKRIDYVMYKVGRGVTVTTKSCTTLKLKTPSGLPFSDHEPVEVVMRVNKSSELAAASTTISSLVSPLLGIPNAGGAACVERASLAAPGLLDALHRGQEQLQQSMDGLHLDRIFYIVAACFMACILAATVPLHLPQIYHWILVLSRTIAALLLGFCLIMAFFWTAMEKSSLMEARKSMRLLWKAHACEGNLSLSATPVSRNSIPCEPLLELQGDQRV